A stretch of the Aegilops tauschii subsp. strangulata cultivar AL8/78 chromosome 4, Aet v6.0, whole genome shotgun sequence genome encodes the following:
- the LOC109743343 gene encoding putative pentatricopeptide repeat-containing protein At1g02420 encodes MPPRPARRVFQYISSPRRPPPSPLPAAPAAGEATASEADADSVYHIVTAAPTPSAMESALSASAVPLSPPLLDLVLRRFRFAHGDPLRALSLLSLAADRCGVAPSPFALDTALYVLGRARRFSHMWDLVQSIHRLCPDAITARTAMVVLGRVAKICSVRETVASFRRLLRLFRGREGTESADLFNALLRTLCQEKSMSDARNVYHAHKHEFQVNRHTFNILLSGWKSSEDADAFFAEMREHGIDPDLVTYNSLIDCHCKNHGVEKAYKLLDEMRGNEIAPDVITYTSLIGGLGLVGQPDKARDLLKEMRELGCHPDVAAYNATIRNFVIAKRLGDAFALMDEMASRGLMPNATTYNLFFRFYYWAYDIGSTWLLYERMRSERCFPNTQSCMFIIRLCHRHGKVAEALELWGDMVENGFGSFTLVSDVLFDLLCDEGKLEEAERCFHQITDLGQKPSSISFRRIKILMQLANREESIAGLTEKMARFGRLLPEDCQRVRPPAETTPDGDDTEIIIAT; translated from the coding sequence ATGCCGCCCAGGCCGGCGAGGCGGGTGTTCCAGTACATCTCCTCGCCCCGCAGGCCGCCGCCGTCCCCGCTGCCCGCGGCCCCCGCCGCCGGGGAGGCCACGGCCTCCGAGGCCGACGCCGACTCGGTCTACCACATCGTGACGGCCGCGCCCACGCCGTCGGCCATGGAGTCCGCGCTCTCCGCCTCCGCCGTCCCTCTCTCGCCGCCGCTCCTCGACCTCGTCCTCCGCCGCTTCCGCTTCGCCCACGGGGACCCGCTCCGCGCGCTCTCGCTCCTCTCGCTCGCCGCCGACCGCTGCGGCGTCGCGCCCTCCCCCTTCGCGCTCGACACGGCCCTCTACGTGCTCGGCCGCGCCCGCCGCTTCTCCCACATGTGGGACCTCGTCCAGTCCATCCACCGGCTCTGCCCCGACGCCATCACCGCGCGCACCGCCATGGTCGTCCTCGGCCGCGTCGCCAAGATCTGCTCCGTCCGCGAGACCGTCGCCTCCTTCCGCCGCCTCTTGCGGCTCTTCCGCGGCCGCGAGGGCACCGAGTCGGCCGACCTCTTCAACGCGCTGCTCCGCACGCTCTGCCAGGAGAAGAGCATGTCCGACGCGCGCAACGTCTACCACGCGCACAAGCACGAGTTCCAGGTGAACCGCCATACCTTCAACATCCTGCTCTCCGGGTGGAAGTCCTCCGAGGATGCCGATGCGTTCTTCGCAGAGATGCGAGAGCACGGGATTGATCCTGACTTGGTCACCTACAACTCTTTGATTGATTGCCACTGCAAGAACCATGGCGTGGAGAAGGCCTATAAGCTGCTCGATGAAATGCGTGGGAATGAAATTGCTCCCGATGTGATCACCTATACGAGTTTGATTGGCGGATTGGGACTGGTTGGCCAGCCTGACAAGGCTAGAGACCTGCTGAAGGAGATGCGTGAGCTTGGATGTCACCCGGATGTGGCGGCGTACAATGCCACAATACGGAACTTTGTTATAGCAAAGAGGCTTGGTGATGCGTTTGCGTTGATGGACGAAATGGCCTCAAGGGGACTGATGCCGAATGCCACGACATATAACCTTTTCTTCCGGTTCTACTACTGGGCGTACGATATTGGTAGCACGTGGCTGTTGTATGAGCGGATGCGGTCTGAAAGATGCTTCCCCAACACGCAATCTTGCATGTTTATTATCAGGTTATGTCATCGGCATGGTAAGGTGGCAGAAGCACTAGAGCTGTGGGGCGATATGGTCGAGAACGGGTTTGGATCATTCACCTTGGTGTCAGATGTTTTGTTTGACCTGTTATGTGATGAGGGAAAGCTGGAGGAGGCTGAGAGGTGCTTCCATCAAATTACTGATTTGGGGCAGAAACCCAGCAGCATTTCATTTAGAAGAATCAAGATACTAATGCAGCTTGCCAACCGGGAAGAATCTATTGCCGGGTTAACTGAGAAAATGGCTCGGTTTGGCCGGCTGCTGCCTGAGGATTGCCAAAGAGTTCGTCCCCCTGCTGAAACCACACCCGATGGAGATGATACTGAAATAATAATAGCAACTTAG
- the LOC123493705 gene encoding uncharacterized protein — translation MFADVPDAHKEHPLVLRRVAGADFVCSGCACNGAGFRYRCDACDFDLHEFCATCPPTALLPFHGQHPLTFEPAVAYDDGRVCDLCETRIYGMHYRCRPTAFDVHPVCSQLPAAAVSPLHPEHLVVLTVARPTKCTRCSTDCLWRYRCSPCGVDLHPRSLVLPPSRNSCRAHSAVVISQKTPRNLKTIANRYSFCFLRPAPARRHGPAPWDSADVLEIRRSQPTRNHPPPPNRHQLLADSAAHRRDHQASWSSIRKDLRRQAARFRHLAELPPICTTSHHGAAPTCTCTAANLHDLAAILPRAPSLLLGDSNRRPSLSFSAGSFLTGSAAGVVLPCRSFLAADAYYCCCPRRRRLLLLLLRPPAVGSPAKLELQTMSALRCWTTVPWLNRSGRRRLPAGDGDTGCTAASTCWRRSCGVAGLPTEDGVGGAGLGCGG, via the exons ATGTTCGCGGACGTGCCCG ACGCCCACAAGGAGCACCCCCTGGTGCTCCGCCGCGTCGCCGGCGCCGACTTTGTCTGCAGTGGCTGCGCCTGCAACGGAGCAGGTTTCCGCTACCGCTGCGACGCCTGCGACTTCGACCTGCACGAGTTCTGCGCGACGTGCCCGCCGACCGCGCTCCTTCCTTTCCACGGGCAGCACCCGCTGACGTTCGAGCCGGCCGTGGCCTACGACGATGGTCGCGTCTGCGACCTGTGCGAGACGCGGATCTACGGCATGCACTACAGGTGCCGCCCGACCGCCTTCGACGTGCACCCTGTCTGCTCCCAGCTGCCAGCCGCGGCCGTCTCGCCGTTGCACCCGGAGCATCTCGTCGTCCTCACCGTGGCCCGTCCAACGAAGTGCACGCGCTGTAGCACCGACTGCCTCTGGCGCTACCGGTGCAGTCCCTGCGGGGTCGACCTGCACCCCAGGT cattagtactccctccgtcccgaaatTCATGTCGCGCGCACAGTGCAGTGGTTATTTCGCAAAAAACACCTCGTAATCTTAAAACAATAGCAAACAGGTACTCCTTCTGCTTCCTccgtccggcgcccgcgcgtcGCCACGGGCCGGCGCCGTGGGATTCCGCCGACGTGCTGGAGATTCGGCGCTCGCAGCCCACCCGCAACCACCCACCGCCGCCCAACCGCCACCAGCTGCTCGCCGATTCCGCCGCCCACCGCCGCGACCACCAGGCGAGCTGGTCCTCGATCCGCAAGGACCTGCGGCGCCAAGCTGCGCGATTCCGCCACCTAGCTGAGCTGCCGCCCATCTGCACGACCAGCCACCACGGCGCGGCGCCCACTTGCACCTGCACCGCCGCCAACCTCCACGATCTCGCCGCGATCCTTCCCCGCGCCCCGTCTCTGCTGCTGGGAGACTCCAATCGCCGGCCCAGTCTCTCCTTTTCCGCCGGATCCTTCCTCACCGGCTCTGCTGCTGGGGTAGTCCTTCCCTGCCGCTCCTTCCTCGCCGCCGACGCCTACTACTGCTGCTGCCCCCGCCGACGACGCCTACTGCTTCTGCTGCTTCGACCACCTGCAGTTGGTAGTCCTGCAAAATTG GAGCTCCAGACGATGTCGGCCTTGAGGTGCTGGACGACGGTGCCGTGGCTGAACAGGAGTGGACGGCGTCGTTTACCTGCTGGCGACGGCGACACGGGGTGTACAGCAGCGTCGACCTGCTGGCGAAGGAGCTGCGGCGTGGCGGGGCTACCGACCGAAGATGGCGTGGGAGGGGCAGGGTTGGGCTGCGGCGGGTAG